In a single window of the Candidatus Bathyanammoxibius amoris genome:
- a CDS encoding signal peptidase II has translation MTYVAKVRYGLMKFVKDFYSDLPGLRVGDKVVLDTDRGQEVGEIMTHPDEAHGCDCSSCPKLVRKFTGEDERKLEEIEEERIPEEYRFCADKIHERNMPMKLTSVEHLYDAKKIIFYFVSKGRVDFRELVKDLARQYRSRIEMRQIGVRDEARLLASYQRCGRELCCRTWLKGLEPVTMKMAKSQKATLDPSKISGRCGRLMCCLRYENDVYEELKPSLPKKGSQVMTPHGKGKVIDHEILRQRVTIRTKDERLLSVEVKDITKSNEGDKQAVG, from the coding sequence ATGACATACGTAGCGAAGGTACGTTACGGTCTGATGAAGTTTGTAAAGGACTTTTACTCGGATTTACCGGGTTTGAGGGTAGGGGACAAGGTGGTTTTGGACACCGACAGGGGTCAGGAGGTCGGGGAGATTATGACGCACCCCGATGAGGCCCACGGATGTGACTGCAGTTCGTGTCCCAAACTGGTGCGTAAGTTCACGGGTGAAGATGAGCGGAAGCTTGAAGAGATAGAAGAGGAGCGAATACCCGAGGAATACAGGTTTTGTGCGGACAAGATTCATGAACGTAACATGCCCATGAAGCTTACCTCGGTGGAGCATCTCTATGACGCGAAGAAGATTATTTTCTACTTTGTGTCCAAGGGCAGGGTTGACTTCAGGGAGCTGGTAAAAGATTTGGCGAGGCAGTACAGGAGCCGAATCGAGATGAGGCAGATAGGGGTCAGAGACGAAGCAAGGCTCCTGGCCTCCTACCAGCGCTGCGGCAGGGAGCTCTGCTGCAGGACATGGCTGAAAGGCCTGGAACCGGTTACAATGAAGATGGCGAAAAGCCAGAAGGCAACCCTTGACCCTTCAAAGATTTCCGGCAGGTGCGGAAGGCTTATGTGCTGCCTCCGTTACGAAAACGACGTCTATGAAGAACTAAAACCATCTCTGCCGAAAAAGGGAAGCCAGGTGATGACGCCCCACGGTAAGGGAAAGGTCATAGACCATGAAATACTGAGACAGAGGGTGACCATCAGAACAAAGGACGAACGGCTCCTGTCCGTCGAAGTGAAGGATATAACAAAATCAAACGAAGGAGACAAACAGGCTGTTGGGTAA
- the metG gene encoding methionine--tRNA ligase — MGKGSFYLTTPIYYVNDVPHIGHSYTTIAADALARYERLKGKDVFFLTGTDEHGQKIHRAARDSNETPEALVNKVVEKYKHLWKSICISNDDFIRTTEARHTSRVQKIFQKLYDKGDIYLGEYEGWYCVPCESFWTTGQLVDGNCPECSRAVERLKEANYFFKLSGYRDRILRHIDTNPGFIQPESRKNELRNRLMAGVDDVSVSRQALPWGISVPMDPEHTIYVWIDALLNYITALGYDDEMERFNRYWPADVHLIGKEILWFHGAIWPAVLMALEIPLPGRIFAHGWWTIEGQKISKSLGNVIDPLKITEQYGVDAYRYFVLREVPFGTDGNFSYTMLIHRINGDLGNDLGNLLMRSLTMIEKYFNGEIPSPQGNKEEDTGLIEGAARLEKKVDEEMEALQFSLALEAIWGFVAQANKYIEDSKPWVLAKNDRPALSVVLYNIGEALRLISVYISPFMPQTAQDIFSQLGIPEEDCFQRSERRWGVLKPSTRVKKGRALFPRIEESAQLV, encoded by the coding sequence TTGGGTAAAGGAAGTTTTTACCTCACTACTCCCATCTATTATGTAAATGATGTGCCTCACATAGGACACTCGTATACGACTATTGCCGCCGATGCCCTGGCGCGATACGAACGTTTAAAGGGAAAGGACGTCTTCTTTCTGACAGGTACGGACGAACACGGGCAGAAAATCCACAGGGCCGCCCGCGACAGCAACGAAACTCCTGAGGCCCTGGTAAACAAAGTGGTGGAGAAATACAAACATTTGTGGAAAAGCATCTGCATCTCAAACGACGATTTTATCAGGACTACAGAGGCCAGGCATACCAGCCGCGTGCAGAAGATATTTCAGAAGTTGTATGATAAAGGCGACATCTACCTCGGGGAGTACGAGGGGTGGTACTGTGTCCCCTGCGAGAGTTTTTGGACTACCGGACAACTGGTCGACGGCAACTGTCCTGAGTGCAGCCGTGCCGTAGAAAGGCTGAAGGAGGCAAACTATTTCTTCAAGCTGTCCGGTTACAGGGACCGGATCCTAAGACACATCGACACGAATCCGGGATTTATACAACCCGAGTCGAGGAAAAACGAGCTACGCAACCGTCTTATGGCCGGTGTTGATGACGTCAGTGTGAGCCGCCAGGCATTGCCCTGGGGTATATCCGTGCCAATGGACCCCGAACATACGATCTATGTATGGATCGATGCGCTCCTGAATTATATAACCGCACTGGGGTACGACGATGAAATGGAAAGGTTCAACAGATACTGGCCGGCAGACGTCCACCTGATAGGGAAGGAGATACTGTGGTTTCACGGCGCCATCTGGCCTGCGGTGCTCATGGCCCTGGAAATACCGCTGCCGGGGAGGATTTTTGCCCATGGGTGGTGGACCATAGAGGGGCAAAAGATTTCAAAATCCCTGGGTAATGTAATTGACCCCCTGAAAATTACGGAACAGTACGGGGTTGATGCCTACAGATATTTTGTGCTGCGAGAGGTGCCGTTCGGCACGGACGGCAATTTCTCCTACACGATGCTTATTCACCGTATAAACGGCGACCTTGGGAATGATCTGGGCAACCTCCTCATGAGGAGTCTCACCATGATAGAGAAATATTTTAACGGGGAAATCCCGTCACCCCAGGGTAATAAGGAAGAGGATACAGGTCTGATAGAAGGCGCTGCGCGTCTGGAGAAAAAGGTAGATGAGGAGATGGAGGCGCTGCAGTTCAGCCTTGCGCTGGAGGCCATCTGGGGATTCGTAGCGCAGGCTAATAAATACATAGAAGACTCAAAACCGTGGGTGCTGGCAAAAAACGATAGACCTGCATTATCGGTAGTGCTGTATAATATCGGTGAGGCCTTGAGGCTTATATCCGTTTACATCTCTCCTTTTATGCCTCAGACCGCTCAGGATATATTCTCGCAGTTGGGTATACCCGAGGAAGATTGCTTTCAGAGGTCAGAAAGGCGTTGGGGCGTGCTCAAGCCTTCGACCAGGGTAAAAAAAGGCAGGGCTCTCTTCCCCAGGATAGAGGAATCCGCGCAACTGGTATGA